One Schistocerca gregaria isolate iqSchGreg1 unplaced genomic scaffold, iqSchGreg1.2 ptg000615l, whole genome shotgun sequence DNA window includes the following coding sequences:
- the LOC126316911 gene encoding uncharacterized protein LOC126316911 yields MTGENASVSGSSLAEDKGERGIRVIEETIVEQRTSSATRHSKKSGGCARGPERIVKSDEKNERKDGVAIVENRAKLSSNSQDSSYGVDEIDAELSASIEHEPDADTIAHTYSSGSESSDAEEATFFEEGEKPHSHGRESHRSVKKAEFLKDSVRSKIRREAVLSFDNVETAELDAGQFLMKIAERQKTIKLATCEQISFEGEETCFEELGDEPDQSTDDEDAHDGTDVISLEIEDDDGSCVQNNNGHVVSLNMSLDQNLISASCDCSVEPGAPSSGCVFESGGASIEGSRTKVATALLAQSTDDLTDNSGSLGSLSEGTRNSLCVSRLHEFSSKKRPSEGLLTNSQHSSAEHLSRANSFDSVADIVTASCAQGDTARSTEANEFRDKCSCSASKMCAGIDTSSSSEPFMLTTSSSKPRVGTKRHPTCPEAERFALDASNINLKDNSDIYSDDNFDQWLSEKKRRRILSDSIHRRKLSRSISFSRSDQKWQSISQLVKSTENHSSSPLPSRTPPFFCLQPSSSSTVFSESNRIHLSKLQASLKLSNSQKISSAILFQHAYDN; encoded by the exons ATGACCGGCGAAAATGCGTCTGTCTCTGGTTCAAGTCTG GCCGAAGACAAGGGAGAACGTGGCATTCGAGTTATCGAAGAAACAATAGTAGAACAACGCACATCATCGGCCACCAGGCATTCAAAGAAGAGTGGCGGCTGTGCCCGTGGACCGGAACGTATTGTGAAATCAGATGAAAAAAATGAACGCAAGGATGGTGTTGCCATTGTAGAAAATCGGGCAAAACTTAGTTCAAATTCTCAAGACAGCTCTTACGGTGTTGATGAGATCGACGCAGAGCTTTCAGCTTCTATCGAGCACGAGCCGGATGCGGACACGATTGCTCATACATATTCTAGTGGCAGCGAGTCCAGCGACGCGGAAGAAGCGACTTTTTTCGAAGAGGGTGAAAAACCTCACTCGCACGGACGAGAATCACACCGGAGCGTAAAAAAGGCCGAATTCTTAAAAGACTCTGTTCGTAGCAAGATCAGAAGAGAGGCCGTCCTCTCATTCGATAATGTGGAGACGGCAGAGCTGGATGCAGGCCAGTTCTTGATGAAAATCGCAGAGAGACAAAAAACGATCAAGTTGGCTACATGCGAGCAGATTAGTTTCGAAGGCGAGGAAACGTGCTTCGAGGAACTTGGTGATGAGCCGGATCAGAGTACAGACGATGAGGATGCTCACGATGGCACCGACGTAATATCACTCGAGATCGAAGACGACGACGGTTCGTGCGTCCAAAATAATAACGGTCATGTCGTTTCACTTAACATGTCGCTTGATCAAAATCTGATTAGCGCATCATGCGACTGTTCTGTAGAACCGGGCGCCCCATCCTCAGGCTGTGTATTTGAATCGGGAGGAGCGAGTATTGAAGGATCTCGAACGAAGGTAGCGACCGCCTTGCTAGCTCAGAGCACGGACGACTTAACTGACAATTCTGGAAGTCTTGGAAGTCTCTCTGAAGGGACACGTAATTCTTTGTGTGTTTCTCGTCTTCATGAATTTTCATCGAAAAAAAGGCCATCCGAAGGGTTGTTGACAAATTCTCAACATTCTTCCGCCGAGCATTTAAGTCGCGCGAATTCCTTCGACTCCGTCGCTGATATCGTGACCGCGTCCTGCGCTCAAGGTGATACAGCCAGATCAACCGAAGCCAACGAATTTCGAGACAAGTGCTCTTGCTCAGCAAGCAAAATGTGCGCCGGCATCGATACGAGCTCTTCTAGCGAACCCTTCATGCTGACGACAAGTTCCTCCAAACCTCGCGTTGGTACCAAGCGACACCCGACTTGTCCAGAAGCCGAGCGCTTCGCCCTTGACGCCTCGAATATAAACCTAAAAGATAACTCAGACATTTACTCTGACGACAACTTCGACCAatggctttcagaaaaaaaaagaaggagaaTTCTGTCTGATAGCATCCACAGAAGAAAACTCTCTCGTTCTATTTCGTTCTCTCGATCCGACCAGAAATGGCAAAGCATCTCTCAGTTAGTCAAAAGTACCGAAAATCATTCCAGCTCCCCTCTTCCATCTCGAACCCCACCTTTTTTCTGTTTACAGCCttcctcttcttctactgtattttccgaAAGCAACAGAATTCATCTCTCTAAGCTTCAAGCTTCTCTAAAGCTATCCAACTCTCAAAAAATTTCGTCCGCCATCCTGTTTCAGCATGCCTACGACAACTGA
- the LOC126316921 gene encoding uncharacterized protein LOC126316921, producing the protein MWKLYVSELDGRSRFLNLVLQVSRAEVEWVTVNPETSPFTQLPTLVTGSESRLTDVLDIAKKVVTEKNKGPGGLLGNEQTDKFALYALNEVFPHVITSDHRDKKTTLSLLHKVNKMLQPVTYAGNSKCMSIADLALFSCLSSVVPHWTRADHASLTDTCRWYDLIQHLVLDATKTPSPDWFVKFELDVETEKNSAVPKETTEKVEEKKTAKQKPSCPKESEASGIDVALVDLRVGRILECALHPEADSLYVEKIDLGEQEPRTIVSGLVKFIPIEEMQNRLVVVVANLKPAKLRNVCSQGMVLAASNADHTKVELLTPPAGAKIGERVIVDQFEPWHEPIAQLNPKKKLFEQVKPHLRTSDAGIGMYKDFPLVTSAGPCRVDTLSNCSIG; encoded by the exons ATGTGGAAACTCTATGTCAGCGAGCTTGATGGCCGCAGCCGCTTCCTGAACCTTGTTCTCCAGGTTTCTAGAGCGGAGGTTGAGTGGGTAACTGTTAACCCAGAAACTTCTCCTTTTACGCAG CTCCCAACGTTGGTGACAGGATCCGAGAGTCGGCTGACGGACGTACTTGACATTGCTAAAAAAGTAGTCACTGAAAAAAATAAAGGCCCCGGTGGGTTGTTGGGTAATGAACAG ACAGACAAATTTGCTTTGTATGCGCTAAATGAGGTTTTCCCGCATGTGATCACATCAGACCACAGAGACAAGAAGACGACTCTCTCCTTGCTTCATAAGGTCAACAAGATGCTTCAACCGGTGActtatgctggaaattctaaatgcATGAGCATCGCTGATTTGGCTCTATTCTCCTGCCTTTCGTCGGTTGTTCCTCACTGGACTCGCGCGGATCACGCCTCGTTGACAGACACATGCAGATGGTATGACCTAATTCAACACCTTGTTCTAGACGCGACCAAGACGCCTTCGCCTGACTGGTTTGTAAAATTCGAATTGGACGTCGAAACAGAGAAAAATAGCGCTGTACCTAAAGAAACGACAGAAAAAGTCGAAGAAAAAAAAACGGCCAAGCAAAAACCAAGTTGCCCCAAGGAATCGGAAGCCTCCGGAATAGACGTAGCGCtcgtcgacttgcgcgtcggtCGCATCCTCGAATGCGCGCTCCATCCTGAGGCAGACTCATTGTACGTCGAAAAAATCGACTTGGGTGAGCAAGAACCCAGAACCATCGTCAGTGGATTGGTCAAATTCATTCCAATTGAGGAAATGCAAAATAGACTTGTTGTCGTCGTGGCTAATCTAAAGCCTGCAAAATTAAGAAATGTGTGCTCTCAAGGAATGGTGTTGGCTGCATCAAATGCCGATCATACAAAGGTGGAACTCTTAACGCCTCCAGCGGGTGCAAAAATAGGCGAGCGAGTCATAGTCGATCAATTCGAACCTTGGCATGAACCAATAGCACAACTAAATCCAAAAAAGAAACTATTTGAACAAGTGAAACCTCATTTGCGAACTAGCGACGCAGGCATAGGCATGTACAAAGACTTCCCATTAGTAACTAGTGCCGGACCTTGTCGCGTAGATACGCTGTCAAACTGTTCTATTGGATAA
- the LOC126316916 gene encoding uncharacterized protein LOC126316916 — protein sequence MQFRSTCALRIADFTRGRCRYSTEHRIEKDTFGPIEVPANRYWGAQTQRSRQNFEIGDESERMPRAVIRAFSHLKKACATVNRKFGLDPKVSDAIVQAADEVLHGRFDQDFPLVVWQTGSGTQTNMNVNEVIGNRATEILGGKLGSKDPVHPNDHVNMSQSSNDSFPTAMHIAVAIEVNSRLIPALQGLSSCLQQKSRDWKDIVKIGRTHLQDATPVTLGQEFGGYAAQIVNGIRRIERNLEDVYFLAQGGTAVGTGLNTYKGFDHLVAEEVARLTKLPFKTAPNKFEALATHDALVQLHGSLNTLAASMMKIANDIRLLGSGPRCGLGELVLPENEPGSSIMPGKVNPTQCEAITMICAQVMGNHVAVTVGGSNGHFELNVFKPLVIKNVLQSIRLLADGAVSFTKNCIAGIQPNQKKIDSILNESLMLVTSLSPHIGYDKAAQTAKKAHKEGTTLKQAAIDLGYVSSEEFDKIVVPTNMLGPENYVPK from the exons ATGCAATTCAGGTCGACTTGTGCCTTGAGGATAGCGGATTTTACTCGCGGGAGGTGCAGATATTCAACTGAGCATCGCATAGAAAAAGATACTTTTGGGCCCATCGAGGTGCCAGCGAATCGCTATTGGGGTGCACAGACGCAGCG ATCGCGCCAAAATTTTGAAATTGGAGATGAGAGCGAGCGCATGCCCAGAGCCGTCATTCGGGCCTTTTCCCATTTGAAAAAGGCGTGCGCGACCGTCAACCGTAAATTCGGGCTGGACCCGAAGGTTTCCGATGCGATTGTTCAAGCTGCCGACGAGGTTCTCCATGGAAGGTTCGACCAGGATTTCCCCTTGGTCGTGTGGCAAACAGGTTCCGGGACCCAGACAAACATGAACGTTAATGAGGTCATTGGGAATCGTGCCACCGAAATTTTGGGCGGAAAGTTGGGGTCGAAGGATCCCGTTCATCCAAATGACCACGTGAACATGTCGCAGTCCTCCAACGATTCTTTTCCAACTGCTATGCATATAGCAGTTGCTATAGAGGTTAACAGTCGACTCATACCTGCTCTCCAGGGCCTCTCTTCTTGTCTGCAGCAAAAGTCGAGGGATTGGAAAGATATCGTCAAAATTGGCCGAACGCATCTTCAAGATGCCACGCCGGTGACCCTTGGACAAGAGTTCGGTGGATACGCCGCTCAGATTGTCAATGGCATTCGCAGGATTGAGAGGAACCTAGAAGACGTCTACTTCCTCGCTCAGGGAGGCACTGCTGTTGGCACTGGGTTAAATACATACAAAGGATTTGATCATTTAGTCGCCGAAGAGGTGGCGCGTTTGACCAAACTTCCTTTCAAAACGGCACCCAATAAatttgaggcattggctacccacgATGCCCTCGTCCAGTTACATGGGTCTCTCAATACGCTGGCGGCTTCTATGATGAAAATAGCGAACGACATCAGGCTGCTAGGATCCGGACCAAGATGTGGACTCGGAGAGCTCGTCCTTCCAGAAAACGAACCTGGATCCTCTATCATGCCCGGAAAAGTGAACCCTACTCAGTGCGAGGCCATCACAATGATATGCGCACAGGTCATGGGCAACCACGTAGCTGTCACCGTGGGAGGATCTAACGGACATTTTGAACTCAACGTATTCAAGCCCCTCGTCATCAAAAACGTCCTTCAATCCATTCGTCTGCTGGCAGATGGCGCCGTGTCATTCACCAAGAATTGCATCGCGGGGATACAGCCAAACCAAAAGAAAATAGACTCAATCCTGAACGAGTCTCTCATGCTCGTCACCTCTCTCAGCCCACACATCGGATACGATAAAGCGGCCCAAACCGCCAAGAAGGCACACAAAGAAGGTACCACGTTGAAACAGGCAGCCATCGATCTCGGCTACGTCTCCTCAGAAGAGTTTGACAAAATCGTGGTCCCCACAAATATGCTCGGGCCAGAAAACTACGTGCCTAAATAA
- the LOC126316915 gene encoding trichohyalin-like — translation MNAAVDLDPGASSQPPEMFLEYLFQCRRALEQIRDCIVFEKSNADAQSEGGARPDQNESSLSAGGDSSEMAEPVILATVQEEQNLKVLLSDALMERDRLMGALEECRAESGTRLARIGQLQDLHLATVRSLEEEKKRREELQLELTFQKDVSKHLARYVRSMKSEVKNLCQQYNQLEASLELTRCAFAAHEKKQQSYESYIKRVEELCRIQRSRAEEQIEKERQFELREAKFREIEEEKDSSICVKDTIIESMKAELEQERSKLGAIGEEFQKLSLLVERQFRLCEKEQLRNKSMDLELRRLKESCSSKGLEETAREEIEKNERKVQELLGKLEAERLRSEQISLRYDESQKRMKDYLLEMKRQRDEAMESAVRAMERERSLKKVLELRDGRGSSLPANASWDRNFCLLDSGATDYAKRDVEKKDVVDELVDEILLKEPADIEEEPFDLLLPTSAYESRKGRAERRREAMKCCSDLPYGLSVHCSKCKGSFHASCAEKVSPLSSRKKGSKFVCDECKAKTRTSVQAKPRSK, via the exons ATGAACGCGGCGGTCGATCTTGACCCAGGTGCTTCAAGTCAACCGCCCGAAATG TTTTTAGAGTACCTTTTTCAATGCAGAAGGGCCCTCGAGCAGATTAGAGATTGTATCGTTTTTGAAAAA AGCAATGCAGATGCGCAGAGCGAGGGAGGAGCACGCCCTGACCAGAATGAGTCTTCGTTAAGTGCCGGAGGAGATTCTTCCGAGATGGCCGAGCCGGTTATTTTGGCGACCGTTCAGGAGGAGCAAAAT CTGAAGGTTCTCCTTTCGGATGCACTCATGGAGCGAGACCGTCTGATGGGAGCATTGGAGGAGTGCAGGGCAGAATCTGGTACGCGTTTGGCTCGAATTGGACAGCTTCAAGATTTGCATTTGGCGACGGTCAGAAGTTTGGAGGAGGAGAAAAAACGAAGAGAAGAGTTGCAGCTGGAATTGACATTCCAGAAGGACGTATCCAAGCACTTGGCTCGTTACGTGCGCTCGATGAAGTCCGAGGTGAAGAATTTATGTCAGCAATACAACCAACTAGAGGCATCTTTGGAACTGACGAGGTGCGCATTCGCCGCACACGAGAAGAAGCAGCAAAGTTACGAGAGTTATATCAAGAGAGTAGAGGAGTTATGTCGGATACAGAGGAGCagagcggaggagcagatagaaaaGGAGAGGCAATTTGAATTGAGGGAGGCGAAATTCCGTGAGATAGAAGAAGAGAAGGATTCGTCTATTTGTGTTAAGGATACGATTATTGAGTCGATGAAGGCGGAATTGGAGCAGGAGAGGTCGAAATTGGGGGCGATAGGCGAGGAGTTTCAGAAATTGTCGTTGTTAGTGGAGAGGCAGTTTAGGCTTTGCGAGAAGGAGCAGTTGAGAAACAAGTCTATGGATTTAGAGTTGAGAAGGCTGAAGGAGTCGTGCAGTTCGAAGGGTCTAGAAGAGACAGCTAGAGAGGAGATTGAGAAGAACGAGCGCAAAGTTCAAGAATTGCTCGGAAAATTAGAAGCGGAAAGATTGAGGAGCGAGCAGATCTCTCTCCGGTACGACGAGTCGCAGAAGAGGATGAAAGATTATTTGCTTGAAATGAAGAGACAAAGGGATGAGGCAATGGAGAGTGCTGTAAGGGCGATGGAAAGGGAGAGGAGTTTGAAGAAAGTGTTGGAATTGAGGGACGGAAGGGGTTCTTCTTTGCCTGCGAACGCATCTTGGGACCGTAATTTTTGCTTGTTGGATAGCGGGGCGACGGATTACgcaaaaagggacgtcgaaaaaAAGGATGTGGTAGACGAATTGgtggatgaaattttattaaaagaGCCGGCGGACATTGAAGAAGAACCGTTTGACTTGCTACTTCCTACATCAGCTTACGAGAGCAGAAAGGGACGCGCCGAAAGGAGAAGAGAGGCTATGAAGTGTTGTTCGGACTTGCCTTACGGTCTCAGCGTGCATTGCAGTAAATGCAAGGGATCCTTTCATGCAAGCTGCGCGGAAAAGGTGTCTCCGTTGAGTTCGAGAAAGAAGGGGTCGAAGTTCGTGTGTGACGAATGCAAGGCGAAAACCAGAACTTCGGTGCAAGCGAAGCCGCGATCGaaataa